In Silene latifolia isolate original U9 population chromosome X, ASM4854445v1, whole genome shotgun sequence, the following proteins share a genomic window:
- the LOC141621076 gene encoding uncharacterized protein LOC141621076, whose product MGGVIRQGDDLCYKSRRSKLKSRAARVLTARDQDQTVTTDKLNEENLKLGQENCVLRRMVVVQHEKLKGYDESKQEVEKLNCMLSKCREELRVSEINNYTLKMHLDQAVRFGGSSLINTFNLPPDVY is encoded by the coding sequence ATGGGTGGAGTTATTCGTCAAGGAGATGACTTGTGCTACAAGTCTAGACGAAGCAAATTAAAGTCACGCGCAGCCAGGGTTCTGACTGCGCGTGACCAAGATCAGACTGTGACAACCGATAAGCTGAATGAAGAAAATTTGAAACTCGGTCAAGAGAATTGTGTACTTAGAAGGATGGTTGTGGTGCAACATGAGAAGCTTAAAGGGTACGACGAAAGTAAACAAGAAGTGGAGAAGTTGAACTGCATGCTTTCGAAGTGCAGGGAAGAATTACGAGTGtcggaaattaataattatacgTTGAAGATGCATCTTGATCAAGCTGTTCGATTTGGTGGTTCGTCGTTGATTAATACGTTTAATTTACCTCCCGATGTTTATTAG